Genomic DNA from candidate division WOR-3 bacterium:
CATGGTTCCTAACGCCGCTAACAGGGCGATACCTGATTCGTGATTCTTGATTTTTCCGGTTTTCATAATCCCTCCGGTGGTTGTAGGTTCTGAGGATAGACAATGCTGCTGAGTATCGCGCGTTTACTGCGTTTTTGATTAAAGTCGAGCGGGTAAGTGTATGGTGGATCGTTTTCAATGGTCACGGAATCTTCGAGTGTCTCGTATCCGGCCATGGCGTCAGATGACACGACCATGGTAAAACGTACTGCCCATTTGTTAACATAGTTCGCATTGAACGGCGGATTATTATTTGCACCCCAGGAATCGACTATGCCATCACCATCAGTATCGATACCATAACGGAACTGAATTGCTTCAACATTGGTCAAGAGCGCTTCATTGCCGCGCATCAGAGTGTCACCCGCTAGGTTGTATGTCAGTCCGGTGTTGTACGTATCAGAGTTACGTCTAAAGACCATGAGCCCGGCACGTGCGGTTATTGAAGGTCCGATATGCAGACGGAATCCATGGGTCGGGGTGTTCCATATCGGGTCGTAATATGTGAATGTGTCTATACCCGTGATGATCAAACCCTGGTACATTGCCTTGCGTACTTCGTTTATTACAATTATCGTATCACCGATCTGAAAATTGGCGAGGCTATCGTCCCATCTCCGTACCGGCAGGGTCGAACCATCGACATTGTCGAGCAGATAACTCCACTGTGTGCGATTCATCTCGAAACCGAGGCCAACTCCCTTGAGTGTGGCATCTGAACCAACGTTCGCCAATTGCAGTGCATCCTGTAGCTCGTATGGATAACCAAGCCCGGCGAGCAGCAGATCCCACTTCACAAGCGTGAATGCAACCTGTGCATCGGTCTGTAGTACAGTGGTCCGCGTTACCTGAATGGATTTTGTTTGTTGCAGGTTGAGAATCGAATAGACTGCACCAAGAACTATCATCAGAATGACCAGGGAGACCATCAACTCAACAAGTGTCATGCCGGACCTGCGATCCTTTTGTGTGAAATTCTTATTCGAAGTTCTCAAATGATGGTTGAAAAATTGCATCATTCCTCCTAGTAACGTTTTATCAAATCCGAAGAGACCGGCCGTGCCGCCTGCATCCACAATACGTGGATCCGGACCGTTTTGAAACGCGGGTCTGGCACCGAGACGATCATGCTGTCAGCAATGTTCCAC
This window encodes:
- a CDS encoding prepilin-type N-terminal cleavage/methylation domain-containing protein, which encodes MQFFNHHLRTSNKNFTQKDRRSGMTLVELMVSLVILMIVLGAVYSILNLQQTKSIQVTRTTVLQTDAQVAFTLVKWDLLLAGLGYPYELQDALQLANVGSDATLKGVGLGFEMNRTQWSYLLDNVDGSTLPVRRWDDSLANFQIGDTIIVINEVRKAMYQGLIITGIDTFTYYDPIWNTPTHGFRLHIGPSITARAGLMVFRRNSDTYNTGLTYNLAGDTLMRGNEALLTNVEAIQFRYGIDTDGDGIVDSWGANNNPPFNANYVNKWAVRFTMVVSSDAMAGYETLEDSVTIENDPPYTYPLDFNQKRSKRAILSSIVYPQNLQPPEGL